In one window of Nocardia brasiliensis DNA:
- a CDS encoding SGNH/GDSL hydrolase family protein, translated as MSATHDDSGTGVTAWRGKRYVALGSSYASGPGITPRVPGTPRLAGRSRRDYPHLVAAAAGLALTDVTSSGATCDHLLHARQFGQPPQLTAVTPETDLVTVTIGGNDIGLTPYLIAGRLPRPLLVLPPLARMGDPSAVRQRLPLVEDRIAAVLRAIRERAPGAGILVVNYLSVLGPPADTDSTVDRHYRAFAESLAAHTAAAAERGGAELIDVRTPSLDHAAGSPDPWTVDFYFPWPGRTYDGAPCHPTAAGMAAAAELVLDRLAVLSPTDPARP; from the coding sequence ATGAGCGCGACGCACGACGATAGCGGGACAGGTGTCACGGCCTGGCGCGGCAAGCGCTATGTGGCGCTGGGCAGTTCGTATGCGTCCGGACCGGGGATCACCCCTCGGGTGCCGGGCACGCCGCGACTGGCCGGGCGATCCCGGCGCGACTACCCGCACCTCGTCGCCGCGGCCGCGGGCCTGGCGCTGACCGATGTCACCAGCAGCGGGGCGACCTGTGACCATCTCCTACACGCCCGGCAATTCGGGCAACCGCCGCAACTCACCGCGGTCACACCGGAGACGGACCTGGTCACCGTGACGATCGGCGGCAACGACATCGGGCTCACGCCGTACCTGATCGCCGGCCGCCTGCCGCGCCCGCTACTGGTGCTCCCGCCGCTGGCCCGCATGGGCGACCCGAGCGCCGTCCGGCAGCGGTTGCCCTTGGTCGAGGACCGAATCGCCGCGGTGCTGCGGGCGATTCGGGAGCGCGCACCCGGCGCCGGGATCCTGGTGGTCAACTATCTTTCGGTGCTCGGGCCACCCGCGGACACCGACTCGACGGTCGATCGGCACTATCGCGCGTTCGCCGAATCCCTTGCCGCGCATACCGCCGCGGCGGCCGAACGCGGCGGCGCCGAGCTGATCGACGTACGGACGCCGAGCCTGGACCACGCCGCCGGCTCGCCCGACCCGTGGACCGTCGACTTCTATTTCCCTTGGCCGGGAAGGACTTACGACGGCGCCCCGTGCCACCCGACCGCGGCGGGCATGGCGGCGGCGGCCGAGCTCGTGCTCGACCGCCTCGCCGTGCTGTCCCCCACCGATCCGGCGCGGCCCTGA
- a CDS encoding ABA4-like family protein: MTSFLFDATFYTAAPFWALLILAPWWRRTAAIVASPLICVPPMLIYAIVVLPDFATVWSAVSGADLASMQALLGSGTGAAAAWAHFIAFDLFLGRWIFLDSRERGIPALVVSPLLVFTIMLAPLGVLVYLAVRALRAPRPQAVAAG; the protein is encoded by the coding sequence ATGACCAGCTTCCTGTTCGACGCGACGTTCTACACCGCGGCGCCGTTCTGGGCGTTGCTGATCCTGGCCCCGTGGTGGCGGCGGACCGCAGCCATCGTCGCCTCGCCGCTGATCTGCGTGCCGCCGATGCTGATCTACGCGATCGTGGTGCTGCCGGATTTCGCGACGGTGTGGTCGGCGGTGTCCGGTGCCGATCTGGCCAGCATGCAGGCGCTGCTCGGTAGCGGCACGGGCGCGGCGGCCGCCTGGGCGCATTTCATCGCGTTCGACCTGTTCCTCGGGCGATGGATCTTCCTGGACAGCCGCGAGCGCGGCATTCCCGCGCTGGTGGTCAGCCCGCTGCTGGTCTTCACGATCATGCTCGCCCCGCTCGGTGTGCTGGTCTACCTGGCCGTGCGCGCGTTGCGGGCGCCGCGACCGCAGGCTGTCGCGGCCGGGTGA
- a CDS encoding MerR family transcriptional regulator, which translates to MRIAELSRTSGVPPATIKYYLREGLLQPGLRTHRNQVEYGDEHVNRLRLVRALVDIGGISISAASELITVLDTGDLPARKALGEAMFALGARRSPVGADQQAAAEADVAGLLARRAWSVDEQNPARHTLTDVCAALRQLGHTDVLAKIDDYAAAAEAVAAVDIDLVRAVPSVERMTETAIVGTILGDTMLSALRRLAQEHVSGLMLPDDD; encoded by the coding sequence ATGCGGATCGCCGAACTCAGTCGCACCAGTGGCGTGCCACCCGCGACGATCAAGTACTACCTGCGCGAAGGCCTGCTCCAGCCCGGCCTGCGCACCCACCGCAACCAGGTGGAATACGGCGACGAGCACGTCAACCGGCTGCGGCTGGTGCGCGCGCTTGTCGACATCGGCGGCATCTCGATCAGCGCGGCGAGCGAGCTGATCACCGTGCTCGACACCGGCGACCTGCCCGCGCGCAAAGCACTCGGCGAGGCCATGTTCGCGCTGGGCGCCCGCCGCTCACCGGTCGGCGCCGATCAGCAGGCCGCCGCCGAGGCCGACGTGGCGGGGTTGCTGGCCCGGCGCGCCTGGTCGGTCGACGAGCAGAACCCCGCACGGCACACCCTCACCGACGTGTGCGCCGCGCTACGTCAGCTCGGGCACACCGACGTGCTCGCGAAGATCGACGACTACGCGGCGGCCGCCGAAGCCGTGGCCGCCGTCGACATCGATCTGGTCCGCGCCGTCCCCAGCGTCGAGCGGATGACCGAAACCGCCATTGTCGGAACGATTCTCGGCGACACCATGCTCTCCGCCCTGCGCAGGCTGGCACAGGAACACGTGTCGGGACTGATGCTGCCCGACGACGACTGA
- a CDS encoding DUF4153 domain-containing protein, with the protein MVLALTAVGAFRASEWLFVCCLAGAAAAASLAVVGRRSVNGTWADVFAVPLAALPGARWLYAGVERRRSDSMRRQAWGITLSVVATVALLAVFVPLLGGADATFAALFDAALPRFDGALGFQWLALFVVAGLVAAGALFVLAAPPMPASEGAGGLRVRQLRRIEWVLPVGTLTALFTVFVGAQFMALFGGDDYVQRTAGLTYAEYARTGFWQLSTVSVLTLAVLLLVLRWARQDTAGDRMWLRALFSAVVVLSLIIVASALGRMWTYQQAYGFTVLRVLVEVCELWLGLVYLLVLVSVLSLRRLWWGRAVFGTALAALLALAVVNPERLVADRNIDRWERGKTFDFDYLTELSADSLPAIDRLPEPMRTKAREIILARMNSDSWNSWNRSRSNAAR; encoded by the coding sequence ATGGTTTTGGCGCTTACCGCGGTGGGTGCCTTCCGGGCGTCCGAGTGGCTGTTCGTGTGCTGCCTGGCGGGGGCGGCTGCCGCGGCGTCGTTGGCCGTGGTCGGTCGGCGGTCGGTGAACGGGACCTGGGCCGACGTGTTCGCGGTGCCGCTGGCGGCGCTGCCGGGTGCGCGGTGGCTCTATGCCGGGGTCGAGCGGCGGCGGTCGGACTCGATGCGGCGGCAGGCGTGGGGGATCACGCTGTCGGTGGTGGCCACCGTCGCGCTGCTCGCGGTGTTCGTTCCGTTGCTCGGTGGCGCCGACGCGACCTTCGCCGCGCTGTTCGACGCCGCGCTGCCGCGCTTCGACGGCGCGCTCGGATTCCAGTGGCTCGCACTGTTCGTCGTGGCCGGACTGGTCGCGGCCGGTGCGCTGTTCGTATTGGCCGCGCCGCCCATGCCCGCTTCGGAAGGCGCAGGGGGACTGCGGGTTCGGCAGTTGCGCCGGATCGAATGGGTGCTGCCGGTCGGCACGCTCACGGCCCTGTTCACGGTGTTCGTCGGCGCGCAGTTCATGGCGCTGTTCGGCGGTGACGACTATGTCCAGCGCACGGCGGGGTTGACCTACGCCGAGTACGCGCGCACCGGCTTCTGGCAGTTGTCGACGGTGAGCGTCCTGACCTTGGCCGTGCTCCTGCTGGTGCTGCGGTGGGCCCGCCAGGACACCGCGGGCGACCGGATGTGGTTGCGCGCCTTGTTCAGTGCCGTGGTCGTGCTCTCGCTGATCATCGTTGCCTCGGCGCTCGGCCGGATGTGGACCTATCAGCAGGCCTACGGGTTCACCGTGCTCCGCGTGCTGGTCGAGGTCTGCGAGCTCTGGCTCGGGCTGGTGTATCTGCTGGTGCTCGTGTCGGTGCTCAGTCTGCGGCGATTGTGGTGGGGCCGTGCGGTGTTCGGCACCGCGCTGGCGGCGCTGCTGGCGCTGGCGGTGGTGAATCCGGAGCGGCTCGTCGCCGACCGGAACATCGATCGATGGGAGCGCGGTAAGACGTTCGACTTCGACTACCTCACGGAGTTGTCCGCGGATAGCCTGCCCGCGATCGATCGGCTACCGGAGCCGATGCGTACCAAGGCGCGCGAGATCATCCTCGCGCGAATGAATTCCGATTCGTGGAACAGCTGGAACCGGTCGCGTTCGAACGCCGCCCGGTGA
- a CDS encoding HAMP domain-containing sensor histidine kinase, which translates to MLCAGGIAFGFFRFKIGWLPPRTTVAAMVIALVTSQFLAHGITRPLREMTAAAKRMAHGDYTRRVRASSRDEVGQLAEAFNQMAADLAAADQQRRDLIANVSHELRTPITALSAVLENLVDGVSEPDPKTLRTALAQTERLSRLVCELLDLSSIEAGAIPMDREKLDVAPLFAEVVAEAEVAAAALGRGVRFASRVQPSAATVFADRARLHQVLLNLLDNAARHGPAGGEVRLTARRQPGELVIEVADDGPGIPRADRARVFDRFTRGGRADGGGTGLGLAISRWVVDLHGGTIAVTDPGSRIRVVLPD; encoded by the coding sequence ATGCTGTGCGCAGGCGGTATCGCGTTCGGATTCTTCCGATTCAAGATCGGCTGGTTGCCGCCGAGGACGACCGTCGCCGCGATGGTGATCGCGTTGGTCACCTCGCAATTTCTCGCGCACGGCATCACAAGGCCGCTGCGGGAGATGACCGCGGCGGCCAAGCGGATGGCGCACGGCGACTACACCCGGCGGGTGCGCGCGAGTTCTCGCGACGAGGTGGGCCAGCTTGCCGAAGCGTTCAACCAGATGGCCGCCGACCTCGCGGCCGCCGACCAACAGCGGCGTGACCTGATCGCGAACGTCTCCCACGAGCTGCGCACGCCGATCACCGCGTTGAGCGCCGTGCTGGAGAATCTGGTCGACGGTGTCTCCGAACCGGATCCGAAGACCTTGCGCACCGCGCTCGCGCAGACCGAGCGGCTGAGCAGGTTGGTGTGCGAACTGCTCGACCTGTCCAGCATCGAGGCGGGCGCCATTCCGATGGACCGGGAAAAGCTCGACGTCGCACCGCTGTTCGCCGAGGTGGTGGCGGAGGCGGAGGTGGCGGCGGCCGCGCTCGGTCGCGGCGTGCGTTTTGCCAGCCGGGTGCAGCCAAGTGCCGCAACGGTATTCGCCGATCGTGCCAGGCTGCACCAGGTGCTGCTCAATCTGCTCGACAACGCCGCCAGGCACGGTCCCGCTGGCGGCGAGGTGCGCCTGACCGCGCGCCGGCAGCCCGGGGAACTCGTGATCGAGGTCGCCGACGACGGGCCTGGCATACCGCGCGCCGACCGCGCGCGCGTCTTCGACCGTTTCACCCGCGGCGGTCGCGCCGACGGCGGCGGCACCGGCCTCGGCCTGGCCATCTCCCGCTGGGTGGTCGACCTGCACGGCGGCACCATCGCCGTCACCGATCCGGGCTCCCGCATCCGCGTGGTTCTGCCCGACTGA
- a CDS encoding response regulator transcription factor: MEQNGAGGGQVLRRILVVDDEVTIAESVAARLRAEGFTVDLAHDGPGAVAAAAALTPDLVVLDVMLPGFDGLEVCRRIQAERPVPVLMLTARTDETDQLIGLGVGADDYLTKPFSLRVLTARVHALLRRVERAAEREGTVIAVGDLRIDIDQRRVWRAEVEAQLTPLEFDLLARLARRPRVVLARERLLEEVWDWADAAGTRAVDSHIKALRRKLGADLIRTVHGVGYALEAR; encoded by the coding sequence ATGGAGCAGAACGGAGCGGGTGGGGGACAGGTGCTGCGGCGGATTCTGGTGGTCGATGACGAGGTGACCATCGCGGAGTCGGTCGCCGCCCGGTTGCGCGCCGAGGGTTTCACCGTTGATCTGGCGCACGACGGACCTGGCGCGGTCGCCGCGGCCGCCGCGCTGACGCCCGACCTGGTCGTACTGGACGTGATGCTGCCCGGGTTCGATGGGCTGGAGGTGTGCCGCCGGATCCAGGCGGAGCGCCCGGTACCGGTGCTGATGCTCACCGCGCGAACGGACGAGACCGACCAGCTGATCGGCCTCGGTGTCGGCGCCGACGACTATCTGACCAAGCCCTTCTCGCTGCGGGTGCTGACCGCGCGGGTGCACGCGCTGCTGCGCCGGGTGGAGCGGGCCGCCGAGCGCGAAGGCACCGTGATCGCAGTCGGCGACCTGCGCATCGACATAGACCAGCGCCGCGTGTGGCGGGCGGAGGTCGAAGCCCAGCTCACGCCGCTCGAGTTCGATCTGCTGGCCCGGCTGGCGCGCCGCCCGCGGGTGGTGCTTGCCCGCGAACGGCTGCTAGAGGAGGTGTGGGACTGGGCCGACGCCGCGGGCACCCGCGCGGTGGACAGCCACATCAAGGCGTTGCGCCGCAAGCTCGGTGCCGACCTCATCCGGACCGTGCACGGCGTCGGCTACGCCCTGGAGGCGCGATGA
- a CDS encoding heavy metal translocating P-type ATPase, translated as MGERSELIFAIASGIAYAAGMTAKYLLSAPEWLAIVLFAATYFFGGFFTIRTAVATVRRGRFEVDFLMLVAAVGAAMVGKWAEGSVLLFLFSLGHALEEYAMGRAQRSIEALAELAPDTALVRGPDGAVREVSVDELSIGDVVVVLPNSRLAADGVVVAGVSSVDESSVTGESIPVEKSPVAVAPKSGTPVPEAHRVFAGTMNGSGAMDVRVTSRAADSMLARVITMVREADTQQSPTQRFIDRFQLFYVPAVLAGVLGVLAYGVFAAAEPFADSFYRAMVVLVAASPCALAIATPSAVLAGIARAAQAGALAKGGGPLETLGRVRSMAFDKTGTLTWGLPRVTDIVPARADRRDELIATLFAVESYSDHPLAGAITRDLALLVPAGAERTAREVNSVTGRGVTALVDGRATEVGNRTMFTELDPEGLPADIVRIVDDLHDRGRTTMIVRHAGDYLGVVGVMDQPRAEAAPVVARLRELGIDDIVLISGDNQRVADAVAADMGLDAAHGGLLPEDKVTMVKRLGGRNGTAMVGDGVNDAPAMVNSSVGIAMGASGSAVALETADVALMVDDIGRLPFAVALSRRTASIIRQNLTFSLLIVAALVPATLIGLPIGPAVFIHEGSTLLVVANALRLLRFGRGAEHAGIEHEPRPVVRP; from the coding sequence ATGGGGGAGCGATCGGAGTTGATCTTCGCCATCGCTTCCGGCATCGCCTACGCCGCGGGCATGACGGCCAAGTACCTGCTGTCCGCACCCGAGTGGCTGGCGATCGTGCTGTTCGCCGCCACCTACTTCTTCGGCGGCTTCTTCACGATCCGCACCGCCGTCGCGACGGTGCGCCGCGGCCGGTTCGAGGTCGACTTCCTGATGCTGGTCGCGGCGGTGGGCGCGGCCATGGTCGGCAAGTGGGCCGAGGGTTCGGTGCTGCTGTTCCTGTTCAGTCTCGGGCACGCGCTCGAGGAGTACGCGATGGGTCGCGCGCAGCGTTCGATCGAGGCACTGGCCGAGCTCGCGCCGGACACCGCGCTGGTCCGCGGGCCGGACGGCGCGGTACGCGAGGTGTCGGTCGACGAGCTGTCGATCGGTGATGTCGTGGTGGTGCTGCCGAATTCCCGGCTCGCCGCCGACGGTGTCGTGGTCGCGGGCGTGAGCAGCGTCGACGAATCCTCGGTGACCGGGGAGAGCATCCCGGTGGAGAAGTCGCCGGTCGCCGTCGCACCGAAGAGTGGTACTCCGGTACCGGAAGCGCATCGGGTGTTCGCGGGGACGATGAACGGTTCCGGTGCGATGGACGTCCGGGTGACCAGCCGTGCCGCCGACAGCATGCTGGCCAGGGTCATCACCATGGTGCGCGAGGCCGATACGCAGCAGTCGCCCACCCAGCGCTTCATCGACCGCTTCCAGCTCTTCTATGTGCCCGCGGTGCTGGCCGGTGTGCTCGGCGTGCTGGCCTACGGGGTGTTCGCGGCCGCCGAACCCTTCGCGGACAGCTTCTACCGTGCGATGGTGGTGCTGGTCGCGGCGAGCCCGTGTGCGCTGGCGATCGCCACCCCGAGCGCGGTGCTGGCCGGGATCGCGCGGGCCGCGCAGGCCGGAGCGCTCGCCAAGGGCGGAGGTCCGCTGGAGACGCTGGGCCGGGTGCGGTCGATGGCGTTCGACAAGACCGGCACGCTCACCTGGGGCCTGCCCCGGGTCACCGATATCGTCCCGGCCCGCGCCGACCGGCGCGACGAGTTGATCGCCACCCTGTTCGCCGTGGAGTCCTACAGCGACCATCCGCTGGCCGGCGCGATCACCCGCGACCTCGCGCTACTGGTCCCCGCCGGTGCCGAACGCACTGCGCGCGAGGTGAATTCGGTGACCGGCCGCGGCGTGACCGCGCTGGTCGACGGTCGCGCCACCGAGGTCGGCAACCGCACGATGTTCACCGAGCTCGACCCCGAGGGCCTGCCCGCCGACATCGTCCGGATCGTGGACGATCTGCACGACCGGGGCCGCACCACCATGATCGTGCGGCACGCGGGTGACTACCTGGGTGTGGTCGGCGTGATGGACCAACCGCGGGCCGAGGCGGCGCCCGTCGTCGCCCGGCTCCGGGAACTCGGCATCGACGACATCGTCCTGATCTCCGGCGACAACCAGCGCGTCGCCGACGCGGTCGCCGCGGACATGGGGCTCGACGCCGCGCACGGCGGGCTGCTGCCCGAGGACAAGGTCACCATGGTCAAACGCCTTGGCGGACGCAACGGCACGGCGATGGTCGGCGACGGCGTGAACGACGCACCCGCGATGGTGAACTCCTCGGTCGGCATCGCGATGGGGGCGAGCGGTTCGGCCGTCGCGCTCGAGACCGCCGACGTCGCGCTGATGGTTGACGACATCGGCAGGCTGCCGTTCGCGGTGGCGCTGAGTCGCCGGACCGCGAGCATCATCCGGCAGAACCTGACCTTCTCGCTGCTCATCGTGGCCGCGCTGGTGCCTGCGACGCTCATCGGGCTGCCGATCGGCCCCGCGGTCTTCATCCACGAGGGCTCGACCCTGCTGGTCGTCGCGAACGCGCTGCGCCTGCTGCGCTTCGGCCGCGGCGCCGAACACGCGGGCATCGAGCACGAGCCGCGGCCGGTGGTACGGCCGTAG
- a CDS encoding endonuclease/exonuclease/phosphatase family protein, with protein sequence MITVATWNVLHRIHAENWYEDVSSRWPDEAARIDAVTARIAARTEQVIALQEVSGDQLISLRAGLPDRTVHFMQYQRLPTARRHASSLRDPSEHLVLVVTGPSRAIAAESFADDPGKGALAITAAGVLVIATHVTGDRRRANQLRRLTELAYATPEYPAVLLGDYNVDHATVAAELGVGFTVADPSPGALPTRPRSSGAKSQYIDHIAVRGATVHEVTVEDVEGLSDHNLVRAAITL encoded by the coding sequence GTGATCACCGTTGCCACCTGGAATGTCCTGCACCGCATTCATGCCGAGAACTGGTACGAGGACGTCTCCAGCAGATGGCCGGACGAGGCGGCGCGGATCGACGCGGTCACCGCGCGGATCGCGGCACGCACCGAACAGGTGATCGCGTTGCAGGAGGTCAGCGGCGATCAGCTGATCAGCCTGCGGGCCGGATTGCCCGACCGCACAGTGCATTTCATGCAGTATCAGCGGCTGCCCACGGCGCGCAGGCACGCCAGCAGCCTGCGCGATCCGAGCGAACACCTGGTCCTCGTCGTCACCGGGCCGAGCCGGGCGATCGCGGCCGAGTCCTTCGCCGACGACCCCGGCAAGGGTGCGCTGGCGATCACCGCCGCGGGCGTGCTCGTCATCGCCACCCACGTGACCGGCGACCGGCGGCGCGCGAACCAGCTCCGCCGACTGACCGAATTGGCCTATGCCACACCGGAATACCCTGCGGTGCTGCTCGGCGACTACAACGTCGATCACGCGACGGTCGCCGCCGAGCTCGGCGTGGGCTTCACCGTGGCCGACCCCTCCCCCGGCGCACTACCTACCCGGCCCCGGTCCTCGGGGGCGAAGTCGCAGTACATCGATCACATCGCGGTGCGCGGCGCGACGGTGCACGAGGTGACGGTCGAAGACGTCGAGGGACTCTCGGACCACAATCTGGTCCGGGCGGCCATCACGCTCTGA
- a CDS encoding alpha/beta fold hydrolase, translating to MVEITRGVATVNGIHMHYRRAGSGSALVLLHGWPQTGYCWRRVLPALAERHTVIAPDLRGYGHTDKPTTGYDKRTMASDVAALLESLGFDTAAVVGHDRGARVAHRWALDRPDQITKLAVLDIIPTRETWRRMDAALGRRCFHWFFHLQPDLPERLVGHDIPGYLRYFFETWTVNRHGLPAEAIDEYIRAFSTPGALRAGFDDYRAAELDTEHDDADAGHRLRMPVLVLWGAASFLEEIPALEIWRAYAETVTGAAIPECGHFLAEERPEVLLAHLAEFLRTA from the coding sequence ATGGTCGAGATCACCCGCGGGGTCGCCACGGTCAACGGCATCCATATGCACTATCGCCGCGCGGGGTCCGGCTCGGCGCTGGTGCTGCTGCACGGCTGGCCGCAAACCGGCTATTGCTGGCGGCGGGTGCTGCCCGCACTGGCCGAGCGGCACACCGTAATCGCCCCCGACCTAAGGGGTTACGGCCACACCGACAAGCCGACCACCGGCTACGACAAGCGGACGATGGCATCCGATGTCGCGGCGCTGCTCGAGTCCCTAGGCTTCGACACCGCCGCCGTGGTCGGCCACGATCGGGGCGCGCGCGTGGCCCACCGCTGGGCGCTGGACCGCCCCGACCAGATCACGAAACTCGCTGTGCTCGACATCATTCCGACCCGGGAGACCTGGCGGCGGATGGACGCCGCGCTGGGCCGCCGCTGCTTCCACTGGTTCTTCCATCTGCAACCCGATCTGCCCGAACGCCTTGTCGGGCATGATATTCCCGGGTACCTGCGGTACTTCTTCGAGACCTGGACGGTCAACCGGCACGGCCTGCCCGCCGAGGCCATCGACGAGTACATCCGCGCCTTCAGCACGCCGGGCGCGCTGCGCGCCGGTTTCGACGACTATCGCGCCGCCGAGCTCGACACCGAGCACGACGATGCCGACGCGGGCCACCGCCTGCGCATGCCGGTGCTCGTGCTGTGGGGCGCGGCCAGCTTCCTCGAAGAGATTCCGGCCCTGGAGATCTGGCGCGCGTACGCCGAAACCGTCACCGGCGCCGCGATTCCCGAGTGCGGCCATTTTCTCGCCGAGGAGAGGCCGGAGGTGTTGCTCGCACACCTGGCGGAGTTCCTGCGCACCGCCTGA
- a CDS encoding S1 family peptidase, giving the protein MVALGRFGRQLAVGALTLVCAAGAHGLAAAVEPATSLGGGSGILLGRGACTLTTIGYDRAGRLVGLTAGHCAELGMAVRAEQTPAAGVIGAVAVVDHQNDYAVVEFDRAKVVPSRQVAATVIDGVGAPPRPGDVVCKHGRTSGHNCGVVWDTHRWWFQNQSCSQPGDSGGPVTLGDRLIGMNVGHIGIPAVDLPAVGLLCKSVAGPLYDIAVATQIGMILADLDRTGGTGSGFRPR; this is encoded by the coding sequence ATGGTTGCGCTGGGACGGTTCGGCAGGCAGCTCGCGGTCGGCGCGCTCACCCTGGTCTGCGCCGCCGGCGCGCACGGCCTCGCGGCCGCGGTCGAGCCGGCCACCAGCCTCGGCGGCGGTTCCGGGATTCTGCTCGGACGCGGCGCGTGCACGCTGACCACCATCGGCTACGACCGCGCCGGTCGGCTGGTCGGGCTCACCGCGGGGCACTGCGCCGAACTCGGCATGGCGGTGCGGGCCGAGCAGACACCGGCCGCGGGCGTGATCGGCGCCGTCGCGGTGGTGGATCACCAGAACGACTACGCGGTAGTGGAATTCGACCGCGCCAAGGTAGTGCCGAGCAGGCAGGTGGCGGCGACCGTGATCGACGGCGTCGGCGCACCGCCGCGCCCCGGGGACGTGGTGTGCAAACACGGGCGGACCAGCGGCCACAACTGCGGCGTGGTCTGGGATACGCACCGGTGGTGGTTCCAGAACCAGTCCTGCTCGCAACCCGGTGACTCCGGCGGCCCCGTCACCCTCGGCGACCGCCTCATCGGCATGAACGTCGGCCACATCGGCATTCCCGCGGTGGACCTCCCCGCAGTCGGCCTACTGTGCAAGTCCGTCGCAGGCCCCCTATACGACATCGCCGTCGCCACCCAGATCGGCATGATCCTGGCCGACCTCGACCGCACCGGCGGCACCGGGTCCGGCTTCCGCCCCCGCTGA
- a CDS encoding copper chaperone PCu(A)C, translated as MRTLTTISVAHGLRGLAVAAAVPLLLAGCSSKDAAGGKAAEVVSITDQWVKAADGGMSAAFGQLSNAGDQPRTVVSASSPASSRVELHEVVADGSGTKTMRPKQGGFVIPAHGRAELRPGGDHLMFMGLTGPLRTGTETPITLTFDDGSSTTFTAQVRDFSGNQENYAPDHADGAQAPTHGG; from the coding sequence ATGCGTACACTCACAACGATTTCCGTGGCGCACGGACTGCGGGGGCTGGCGGTGGCTGCCGCTGTTCCGCTGCTGCTGGCCGGATGTTCCTCGAAGGACGCGGCCGGAGGTAAGGCGGCGGAGGTGGTTTCGATCACCGATCAGTGGGTGAAGGCGGCGGACGGCGGGATGTCCGCGGCGTTCGGTCAGCTCAGCAACGCTGGTGACCAGCCGCGCACGGTGGTGTCGGCGTCGAGTCCGGCGTCGAGCAGGGTGGAGTTGCACGAGGTGGTCGCGGACGGGAGCGGGACCAAGACGATGCGGCCGAAGCAGGGCGGTTTCGTGATTCCGGCGCACGGTCGCGCCGAATTGCGCCCGGGCGGGGACCATCTCATGTTCATGGGGCTCACCGGCCCGCTGCGCACCGGCACCGAGACGCCGATCACCCTCACCTTCGATGACGGCTCGAGCACCACGTTCACCGCGCAGGTGCGCGACTTCTCCGGCAACCAGGAGAACTACGCGCCCGACCACGCGGACGGCGCGCAGGCCCCGACGCACGGTGGCTGA